In Paracholeplasma morum, the genomic window CTTTATCTAATAATGGGTTGGGATTTTGATTGTACCCTTTTGGTTTTCTTTTATCAGAATACATCCAATCAATTCCTCTGATAAGTGGTGAAAGTTTTCTGTTTTTCTGTTTATGAAAAAGACTTTGTTTGTTTTCTTCCGATTTCTCGAATATCGAACCGTACTCATCTTTCTTAATGATGACTTTTACACCACGATTTAAAGCCTGGTATACATGTTCTAAAACCACATTACCAATGTTATCATCTCTCCAAATAAACATTTGGATTTCGATTGTGTGAGTTGCTTCATCGATAAGTTTGGAAGCTCTAATAAAGGCTTCGTGTCCGCTTTTAATTAGTTCCATTAGTTCTTAATAGCAGCTCTTAGTTTTGCTGATAAAGAGCGACTATTCTCCTTAAGTTCCTCTTCACTAGGAAGGATTGGTTTACGATTATAAAGTCTAAGTGGCGCCAATTGATTTGATAAAATCGGTACGCCTTTTGGGACTTTGAGTTCGCTATACTCTTTAAAGAAGTGTTTAATCAGTCTATCTTCTAAACTATGGAAGGTTATGACAGATATTACGCCATCTTTGTTAAGCATATTAATGATTTTGGGCAAGGTTCTTTCAAGAACGCCTAGTTCATCATTAACTGCGATTCTCAATGCTTGAAAGACCTGTTTAGCTGAATGAGACTTTTGAAGGTACTTATATTGATCGGTAATCTTAACCAAATCAAAAGTGGTATTTAATGGTCTAAGTTCAATGATTTTCTTCGCAATCGGTCTGGCAAAATCTTCTTCTCCATATACTTTGAAAATATATGTAAGTTCATCTAAAGAATATGTATTTACGATGTCGTAAGCACTCTTTTTAGCATCTTGGTTCATTCTCATATCAAGACGAGCGTCTTGCATATAAGAGAATCCCCTTGAACCATCATCTATTTGAAATGAAGACATCCCTAAGTCCATAATAATGCCATCAATTTTGGTGATACCCAATTTAATAAGTTCTTCTTCTATGAATTCAAAGTTACGGTTAATTGCGGTAAAATTGTTAAATCTTTCTAGTCTTTTCTTCGCTTGGTTGATGGCGAATATATCTTGATCAAACCCATACAAATGACCGCCATCAAGACGTGATAAAATGGCTTCTGAATGACCGCCACCCCCAAGGGTTGCGTCCACGTAGATGCCATCTTTTTTAATATTGAGTGATTCAATAGTTTCTTTTAGTAATACTGAGTAGTGTTTCATATTATTTCTCATCGAAATATCGATATTTCAATATCGCATCGTTCATTCTCTTATAATCATAAAATGCGTTTGATATTTCTTCAATTCGGTCTGTATAAAGCTCATTATCAATCCATCTCGATGGAAGAATTAAGTGATAATCATCTGTAAACAAGTCTAGTGTCATTGGGTTATAGGCAAATGTTTTATCGCTTGATAAGATGTCTACGCCAAAATGATAATTTTCGTTTAAGTTAAACAGATTAGCAAGCGTTCTTTTGGTGTCTGTTTGTCCTCTTACCAATGAGGTATCCACATCTATAGATTTCAAATCCATTCCTGGTGCATAAATCATAAATGGTACATTGTGCGATAACTTTTGATAGTCTATATGAGTAAGATCAGGATAAATTTGATTTAAATCATACATGGTTAATCCTGCGGTATGATCACCATACAATACAAACACAGTTTCTTCAAGAAGGTTCAATGATTGAAGTGTTTCAAACAAAGCCTTTAGCGTGTCATCGGTTCGTTTTGCATAATCCAAGTAGTTCGCTAAATCGCCCTTTAATACTGCTTCCCAAGGGTTTATACCTGTAATACCTTCAAAATCAAAATAAGGTGTATGTAGAATGGTTGTTAAGGCAAATATAAATTGCAGTTCATCTTTTTGAAGCGTGTCAATTAAGTATTCAAATATAACAGTATCATCAACCCAACCATTAATGGTTTCGGTTTCAGGATTGTAATACCCTTTATCTAGAAGCACTTCCATACCTGCAAAGTTATTTTCGTTAAATCCGAACGTAGCATAATTCTCCCTACGCTTATAGAAGGTTTCAGTAGAACCGTTCATTGCATAGGTTTCATAGCCTTTTTCCGAAAACAATCTTGGGAGTGTCTCAAAATTATTGGCGATGTAATCAAAATAGGTCACAATTTGACCAGTAGCACTCATACCAGTAAGTGTCGCAAATTCAGCGTCACTTGTCTTACCGACTCCAATTTGAGAGTAAAAGTTATCGTAGTAAAGGGTGCTATTGTCACGTATTAAACTATTTAAAAATGGTGTGATTTCATAAGTCTCCTCTTCAATACCCACTTCGAGATTTAAAACAAAATCATTCAATGATTCAAGTTGTAATAAAACGAGGTTCTTCCCTTCAAATAAACCCTTAAAATCTGGATTATTGCAGGTAGTTTCATCTAAAAAATTGAGTGGGCACTCTGACTTAACGTTTGTAATAAAGTCTTCGATTTCTATCGCGAGATCAGATTCTTCGTCAATGACAGGTTCGCCTGATCCTAGTGTGTAGCTTAGTAAGTCGTTAATGTAGTAGTTGTAAAGGCCCATGGTTTGAACCCCTTTTAAGGCTACTCTATTTTCTTCATAAAATGAAGATTTGATGATGTTTTGATAGGACAGTTGAGAAACACCAACCATCATCAAACTTAATAGAAAAACATTCATCATCTTTATATTCATTTTCAAGTTCTTGTTTAGGTACTTAGATTCCTTAAATGGTCTTTTGGTCCATACAAACACAATGATATACAAGAAAAAGAACGCTGGAATAATCGCAATGTACTGTTTCATTCTAAATAGATTTCGCCATAAATGAATAGTCAATTGTTGACCCAATACTGGTGCACTATTCGAGAAGGTTCTCGCATTAAAGAATGAGAAGGCAGTTCCGTAATAGAATGAATATATTTTTAAAGAGAATACGACTACAGATAATGCGATTCCCATAATTGAAACGGTTGTAACAAAAGTAGCTTTACGTTTACTAAACAAATAGGCAATGACAATCAGGAGAATCAGCACGCCTAAATCACCTAAGGAAGCATTGAGCGAAACCAAAAAATCTTCATTATAAAGATTCATTCCTGGATTGAACATTTGTGCTGTTACCATGAGTCTATTCAACATCAACAACACAATAAATGAAATTATAGTTAATATGATAATTGCATTACCACTTAATCGCTTCATAAAAATACCTCAAATCTCATATTTATACAAGTATATCATAATCCTTTATAAAGGATTTGTAAAGAAAAAGGAAAAAATAGGAAAAAAGTTATACATAAGTATAAAGAAAAAGATGCCTCTTGGCATCCTTCTTTAAAGCTTATTCAGCTTCTTTGACGTTAACTACTTTTTTACCTTTGTATTCACCAGTAATTGGAGAAACTCTGTGAGGTAATACTAAGTCACCCGTTTGTGGGTCTACCACTAAAGTAGGTTTGCTTAGTTTGTAGTGTGTACGACGTTTTCTTTTTGCAGTCTTAGACGTGCGGCGAAAGGGAACTGCCATTTTCACACCTCCTATTTATTGTTAAAATGGTCTTTAAGTTGAGCAAATACTTCATTCACTTTAGGTTCTTCTTCGAACTCGGTTAGATCAGCATCATCCGCATAAACCTTGAGTGGAATTTCGCATATCAATGCGCCCCAAACAATTTCTGCTAAATCAACTTTATCATTAACGATTCGATATTCAGATTCTAATTCGTCTGAAACATCCTCTTCTATAGTGAAACTTAAATCGTATGGTACTGGTTTAAGTGTCAATGCGCATGGTAATATCACTTTTGTACTTACTTCAAATTTAAATAGAATATTTCTTTGCGTTAAAAATGACACAGTGCCTGTTACTTGAACAGGATTGATGTCATAAAGTATGGTTTGATCGACTAAACGGTCTTTAAAATCCAATTTAACGTCTATACCATTCAAAGAACATTCATTTTTGAGCTTATCAAGTGTGTAAATCATATTATCACCAGCTGTTTAATTATACATGGTTTTATTTTGAAAGTCAATCAAAAACAATAACTGTCCTTTCAAGAATAAAGACCTCTAAATAGAGGCCAAAAGTAAACTATAATCCGCGTTTCATTCTTAGAAACTCTAAGATGTCTGAAAGAACTTTTTGTGTATCTTTTTGAATGCTGACACCCTTTTTAAGTTCTGTTTCTTTTTTAATGATGTCTTTTAGTCTCACAACAATCGTTTGGTTGTTAACTAAATTCAGTTTTAGATCAATCAAATGATGGAATGACTTTTTAGTCATAAATCTAGTTGACTGAGTTTCAACAGATACGATTGTCTGATAAGGTACTTCTACTGCATGATCATCCGAAAACAAGTTTTCTTCATGGTTAACAAGCGTTTGATAATAGAAGAGTTGTTGTTCTCCAAACAACAGAACCGTTAATCTTGAATGGTTATAGCGGATTTTATCCTGTTTTTTCCCGAGTTTGAATCTAAGCTTAAGTCCCTTATAAAAAGCTTCTGGCATGGAAATCACAAGCGGGCTAAACTCATTTGTGTGTTCTGCTTGTAGCCCAAGCGTTTCCAATGCTCTTTGAACAGCATTTTCATAGTCTTTTTCTACAAATGAATCAAACTTAGATGCACCCTCCATGCGTTTATTAAAGTACTTCTTCATGAAACGATGTCTTTCGGCAATTTCATGTCTTTCCTTCTCAATTAGGAGTTTTTGAGCTTTCTTTTCTTTTCTGGTAAGACCCATAACCGTCTCCCCTTCCACTAAATCTACTCTTATTGTATCAATAGATGACCCGGTAGTCAATTAATCACATTGTGAAAATGGCTCTGTTTTCGATAATTTACAGAAAAAAAGCCACTTTCAAATGGAGTGGCTTTAAATGATTGATAGCTTGGGTTAGTGTGTTAAAATCGAAACAACAATCATTGCTACAAAAAGAATAGATGTAATAGCAGTGAAGCGCATTAAGAATAATTCAACGCCTCTTGCTTTAGAGTTCTTAAAGAGTTCTGATTTTTCACCACTGAAGGCTGATGCAACGTTGTCTTGAGATGATTGTAGCGCTACTGAAACAATTAAAAATAGCCCTAGCACTAAAACAATATAATCCGCAAAATTCATGTGAAAACCTCCTAAAATACACTTTATTGTAACAATAAATACTGCTTTTGTCAACGAGATAAACTAACTAAATAACTTATCTGCGTCGTTGATCATTGTAAGGGTAGATTGGTACCCTCCTGATACGATATACCAGCTCACTGAATCTAAATTAATTATTCTAGAATTCTTGTAGGCATTCGTAGACTTGACGAGATCATTATCCAAAACACCAATGGATGCTTCTCCACCAGTTGCTTGTGATCTATCTACAACGAAAATCACATCTGGATTTAATGTTTGAACATATTCAAATGATACATTGTCGCCATGAGCGTTGGCATCAGCATTACCAAAGTTTGGATCTGCTGCTTGGAAGCTAAGTTCATTATGGATAAATCCGAATCTAGAGCCAATTCCATAGCCAGAAATGTCATCTCCGTTGGTCATTAGGATTAAAGACTTAAATCCACTTTCAATAGCTTTTGCCTTAACTTCACTTGTTTTGGTATCTAGCGTTTCTGCCATTTCATCGAACTTATCGTGTCCACCAAAAATCAGTTTGAAGTTTGCAAGTGTTGCCTTAACAGATTTTAGGTAATCAGTGTTATCTACTGCCACATTAAGGACTGCAACATTGCCAAGTTCTTTTTTCAAGCTGTTATAGCTCCAACTGCTTCTACTAGAGATAATTACTAAATCTGGGCTGAATAAATCCAGGTCATCAAAACTTGGTTCAAACAGTGTGCCTGCGTTTGTTACAGAATCTGTGTTGTATTTTGATAAGTATGCTGGGACATTGGATTTTACGATTGCAATTTTTTCAATTCCAAGGGCTTCAAGTCCAATAAAATCTAGAATGTCTAATGCACCAAAATCAAAAATTGCAACCTTTTTAGGATTGGTTGGAATCACTTCAGTGATGGTTTCTGTGGTTGCATTCGGGTCATTTCTAACCTCAGCTTTTGTGATTACTTGAGTAATCGATACAGTTTCTGGATAAGCTTCATCATCACCAACAATGGTGCATGCTGTTAATATAGATACACTAAATACTAGTGCAATTGCTAAAAATAGTTTTTTCATATAGCTTCTTCTGGTTCTCCTTGGTAGTATATACAATATTTCTTTCCGTTAACCCCTGCAATGCAGAATTCATGGTCGAATACATAGTCTAATACGCCTTTATCCATGATTTCATCTGGGGTACCTTCTTTAATGATTTTGCCATCTTTCATCGCGATTATATGATCAGAGAAAGTAGCTGCAAAGTTAATGTCATGTAAAACAATCATGACGGTTTTTCCTAATTTTTGTACTAGATCTTGTAATATAAGCATCATATCCACTGAATACCTCATGTCAAGGTTATTAAGCGGTTCATCTAATAAGACATACTTAGTGTCTTGCGCAACAATCATTGCGATATAAGCACGTTGTTTTTGACCACCAGACAATTGGTTGATGTTTTTATTTTCGACTTCTTTTAATCTTAAGAACTTAATTGCTTCATCGATTTTAAGTTCATCTTCTTTAGTTAGATTGCCTTTTGAGTGTGGCCACCTTCCGAATGAAACCAATTCTCGAACCGTTAAGTTCACTTGAATTTGGTTGGTTTGCTTGAGGATTGCTATTGCTTTTGCAAACTGATTCGGTTTTATTTTATTGATGTTAACCTCATCTAAATAGACTTCACCTTGATCTGGGGTTAAGAGTTTGGATAAAACCCCTAATAAAGTAGATTTGCCTGCCCCGTTAGGACCGATTAATGCTGTAACAGCGCGTTCTTTAATCGAAATATTAATGTCGTCCAAAACGACGAGGTTGCCATATTTTTTAGATACATTTTTAATCTCAATCATGACTTTTTATCTCCTTTTATCAAAATGATAATCATATAGATACCACCGACTAAATTAATTAGTACTGATAGTGATGTGTTAAGCTTAAATACTTGTAATACGAATTGTCCTAATACTAAGAATACAATCCCCAGTAAAGATGAGACAAAGAATATTGGTTTGTGGTAATCGGTTTTAAGGATTTCTCTTGCTAAATTCACACTGAGTAATCCTAGAAACATTAATGGACCCACGAGTGCGGTTGAGACACTAATCAATATCGAGATTAGAATCAAACTCTTGTTCATCATCTTTAAGTAATCTATTCCAAGACTTTTTGCTTGGTCTTCCCCTAAATTCATAACATCGAAGTATTTCAAATCTTTAATCATGAATAAGAGTGTAATGACCATAACTGGTAGTGCAACCAACCACAAGATGTCTGTGTTCATGTTGGTCAATGAAGGCATTGTTCTTGAAGTAACTACTAAGAAATCCTCTGGATCAATGACTCTATTTAAGAAGGAAGTTAAACTTCCCATTAATGTTCTAAATACCATTCCAACCAATAATAACAAGGCTAGATTGT contains:
- the rsmH gene encoding 16S rRNA (cytosine(1402)-N(4))-methyltransferase RsmH yields the protein MRNNMKHYSVLLKETIESLNIKKDGIYVDATLGGGGHSEAILSRLDGGHLYGFDQDIFAINQAKKRLERFNNFTAINRNFEFIEEELIKLGITKIDGIIMDLGMSSFQIDDGSRGFSYMQDARLDMRMNQDAKKSAYDIVNTYSLDELTYIFKVYGEEDFARPIAKKIIELRPLNTTFDLVKITDQYKYLQKSHSAKQVFQALRIAVNDELGVLERTLPKIINMLNKDGVISVITFHSLEDRLIKHFFKEYSELKVPKGVPILSNQLAPLRLYNRKPILPSEEELKENSRSLSAKLRAAIKN
- a CDS encoding LTA synthase family protein — its product is MKRLSGNAIIILTIISFIVLLMLNRLMVTAQMFNPGMNLYNEDFLVSLNASLGDLGVLILLIVIAYLFSKRKATFVTTVSIMGIALSVVVFSLKIYSFYYGTAFSFFNARTFSNSAPVLGQQLTIHLWRNLFRMKQYIAIIPAFFFLYIIVFVWTKRPFKESKYLNKNLKMNIKMMNVFLLSLMMVGVSQLSYQNIIKSSFYEENRVALKGVQTMGLYNYYINDLLSYTLGSGEPVIDEESDLAIEIEDFITNVKSECPLNFLDETTCNNPDFKGLFEGKNLVLLQLESLNDFVLNLEVGIEEETYEITPFLNSLIRDNSTLYYDNFYSQIGVGKTSDAEFATLTGMSATGQIVTYFDYIANNFETLPRLFSEKGYETYAMNGSTETFYKRRENYATFGFNENNFAGMEVLLDKGYYNPETETINGWVDDTVIFEYLIDTLQKDELQFIFALTTILHTPYFDFEGITGINPWEAVLKGDLANYLDYAKRTDDTLKALFETLQSLNLLEETVFVLYGDHTAGLTMYDLNQIYPDLTHIDYQKLSHNVPFMIYAPGMDLKSIDVDTSLVRGQTDTKRTLANLFNLNENYHFGVDILSSDKTFAYNPMTLDLFTDDYHLILPSRWIDNELYTDRIEEISNAFYDYKRMNDAILKYRYFDEK
- the rpmF gene encoding 50S ribosomal protein L32; protein product: MAVPFRRTSKTAKRKRRTHYKLSKPTLVVDPQTGDLVLPHRVSPITGEYKGKKVVNVKEAE
- a CDS encoding YceD family protein, whose protein sequence is MIYTLDKLKNECSLNGIDVKLDFKDRLVDQTILYDINPVQVTGTVSFLTQRNILFKFEVSTKVILPCALTLKPVPYDLSFTIEEDVSDELESEYRIVNDKVDLAEIVWGALICEIPLKVYADDADLTEFEEEPKVNEVFAQLKDHFNNK
- the secG gene encoding preprotein translocase subunit SecG — encoded protein: MNFADYIVLVLGLFLIVSVALQSSQDNVASAFSGEKSELFKNSKARGVELFLMRFTAITSILFVAMIVVSILTH
- a CDS encoding siderophore ABC transporter substrate-binding protein; protein product: MKKLFLAIALVFSVSILTACTIVGDDEAYPETVSITQVITKAEVRNDPNATTETITEVIPTNPKKVAIFDFGALDILDFIGLEALGIEKIAIVKSNVPAYLSKYNTDSVTNAGTLFEPSFDDLDLFSPDLVIISSRSSWSYNSLKKELGNVAVLNVAVDNTDYLKSVKATLANFKLIFGGHDKFDEMAETLDTKTSEVKAKAIESGFKSLILMTNGDDISGYGIGSRFGFIHNELSFQAADPNFGNADANAHGDNVSFEYVQTLNPDVIFVVDRSQATGGEASIGVLDNDLVKSTNAYKNSRIINLDSVSWYIVSGGYQSTLTMINDADKLFS
- a CDS encoding iron ABC transporter ATP-binding protein, whose amino-acid sequence is MIEIKNVSKKYGNLVVLDDINISIKERAVTALIGPNGAGKSTLLGVLSKLLTPDQGEVYLDEVNINKIKPNQFAKAIAILKQTNQIQVNLTVRELVSFGRWPHSKGNLTKEDELKIDEAIKFLRLKEVENKNINQLSGGQKQRAYIAMIVAQDTKYVLLDEPLNNLDMRYSVDMMLILQDLVQKLGKTVMIVLHDINFAATFSDHIIAMKDGKIIKEGTPDEIMDKGVLDYVFDHEFCIAGVNGKKYCIYYQGEPEEAI
- a CDS encoding iron chelate uptake ABC transporter family permease subunit: MQSRHIKPITIISIIALSAVLLYLFYWLAGVDVITVGQLTRGLSRRFSRVVAMIIVAITMGITGLVFQTLTHNRVLTPSVIGFDSTFILSQTLIVFVFGSQTILIANAYYNFILSTALMVGTSMLLYGFVLRKGKNNLALLLLVGMVFRTLMGSLTSFLNRVIDPEDFLVVTSRTMPSLTNMNTDILWLVALPVMVITLLFMIKDLKYFDVMNLGEDQAKSLGIDYLKMMNKSLILISILISVSTALVGPLMFLGLLSVNLAREILKTDYHKPIFFVSSLLGIVFLVLGQFVLQVFKLNTSLSVLINLVGGIYMIIILIKGDKKS